A single window of Nicotiana sylvestris chromosome 5, ASM39365v2, whole genome shotgun sequence DNA harbors:
- the LOC138869723 gene encoding F-box/kelch-repeat protein At3g06240-like, translating into MEILIRLPVKSLLQFKCVSKSWQALISDPYFKMKHLNHAKNNHKLLVCQSSLDRGDMERTIKFSFYVSPLSNIQEFGCLSKYVQELDFPSTYKPFECHLFCCLSGLAVLGFVSKFDQLFLWNPSTRESTLLPHLEFTRLRTMFGLGYDAMSDGYKILKLDVHRVDQPFVEILSLKSGSWRKICYYPTAICPRLGQKNVIYPCQNCGLCVDTMVFVHGAFHWLGKTISRTYHLASFSSSNEVYGEIPLLEQIHITNEDVLSNYGLSLVEEMVCVSSTHKHQGWGTFKLWVMKDYGVKESWTVLFTIRLSDIVYAKLKYRFANGEVLLYLFETLANAPWSKTV; encoded by the coding sequence ATGGAAATCCTCATCAGGTTACCCGTGAAGTCTCTTCTTCAGTTCAAATGTGTTTCAAAATCTTGGCAGGCATTAATCTCTGATCCTTACTTTAAGATGAAGCATCTCAATCATGCCAAGAATAACCACAAACTTCTTGTTTGCCAGTCATCGCTTGATAGGGGTGATATGGAACGTACCATCAAGTTTAGCTTCTATGTTTCTCCTTTATCGAATATACAAGAATTCGGTTGTCTTTCAAAGTATGTACAAGAACTCGATTTCCCTTCAACCTACAAACCATTTGAGTGCCACTTATTTTGTTGTTTAAGTGGGTTGGCTGTTCTCGGATTTGTTAGTAAATTTGATCAACTTTTTTTGTGGAACCCCTCCACAAGAGAGTCGACACTTCTTCCCCATTTAGAATTTACACGACTGCGTACTATGTTTGGATTGGGATATGACGCAATGAGTGATGGGTACAAGATCCTTAAGTTGGATGTGCATCGAGTTGATCAACCATTTGTTGAAATTCTCTCGCTAAAAAGTGGTTCTTGGAGAAAAATTTGTTACTATCCAACTGCCATTTGCCCTAGGTTGGGACAGAAAAATGTGATATATCCTTGCCAAAATTGCGGTCTGTGTGTGGATACTATGGTATTTGTTCATGGAGCATTTCATTGGCTCGGTAAAACAATATCAAGAACTTATCATTTGGCTTCATTTAGTTCTTCAAATGAGGTGTATGGAGAGATACCTTTGCTAGAGCAAATACACATAACTAATGAAGATGTGTTGTCTAATTATGGCCTTTCATTAGTGGAAGAAATGGTTTGCGTTTCTTCTACTCATAAACATCAAGGATGGGGCACTTTTAAGTTGTGGGTAATGAAAGACTATGGTGTCAAAGAATCTTGGACTGTATTATTTACCATACGACTCAGCGATATTGTATATGCCAAATTGAAATATAGATTTGCAAATGGTGAAGTGCTACTATATTTATTTGAGACTTTAGCAAATGCACCTTGGAGCAAAACCGTATGA
- the LOC138869724 gene encoding uncharacterized protein, protein MDLGGRANGLGIELLNQSNYKVWKTCMESYLVGEDLWEVVNGSNTSPPTDASENSNARKKWKQINAKAEFILKRFISHNLFDHIIRCKLAHEIWRTFDRLFNKKDEARLQILENELANTTQGNLSIAEYFLKVKNLCSEISLLNPDEAISEARIRRIIIRGLKPEYIPFVTSIQGWVQQQSLEEFENLLSSQELLAKQMAGVSIKEGEGNALVADKRNFKGKSRDSMHFQSSSSSSSLGKKGVFQQR, encoded by the coding sequence ATGGATTTGGGTGGTCGTGCTAATGGACTGGGGATTGAGTTATTGAACCAGTCCAACTACAAGGTATGGAAGACTTGTATGGAGTCATACCTTGTTGGTGAGGATTTGTGGGAAGTTGTCAATGGGAGTAACACAAGTCCTCCTACTGACGCATCGGAAAATAGCAATGCACGTAAGAAGTGGAAGCAGATTAATGCTAAGGCGGAGTTTATCCTCAAGAGGTTCATCTCTCATAATTTATTTGATCATATTATAAGGTGTAAATTAGCTCACGAAATATGGAGGACCTTCGATCGGCTATTCAACAAGAAGGATGAAGCTCGGCTACAGATTTTGGAGAATGAGTTAGCTAACACCACTCAAGGTAATCTCTCGATCGCTGAGTATTTTTTGAAGGTTAAAAATCTATGTTCTGAAATTTCTCTATTGAATCCGGACGAGGCTATCTCTGAAGCACGAATAAGAAGAATTATTATTCGTGGCTTAAAGCCAGAATATATTCCCTTTGTTACATCGATTCAAGGATGGGTTCAACAACAATCTTTGGAAGAATTTGAGAATTTGCTATCGTCACAAGAGCTATTAGCCAAACAGATGGCTGGTGTATCCATCAAAGAAGGGGAAGGAAATGCTCTTGTCGCCGATAAGAGGAACTTTAAAGGGAAATCAAGAGATAGCATGCACTTTCAATCCTCAAGTAGTTCGAGCTCGCTAGGAAAGAAGGGAGTCTTCCAGCAACGGTAA